The Epilithonimonas zeae genome contains a region encoding:
- the cphA gene encoding cyanophycin synthetase: MKIEKIQVLRGPNIWSITRKKLIQMRLDLEEIEHQPTNKIEGFRERIEKLLPSLYSHRCSEGTEGGFFKRVEMGTWMGHVIEHIALEIQTLAGMDVGFGRTRETKTPGTYNVVFNYIEERAGVFAAEESVKIAESLIAGTDYDINSCIQTLKEIRERERLGPSTGSIVEEAASRRIPWIRLGKNSLVQLGYGINQQRFQATITGNTSSIAVDIACNKELTKKMLEDAAIPVPSGGLVVDEEDLQAVIRKIGYPLVLKPLDGNHGKGASINVKDYETALVGLEHAQKYSRKVIVEKYITGFDFRVLVINHKMVAAARRVPAHVVGDGELNLQELIDKENLDPRRGYGHENVLTEIDVDKDTNELLEKLNYTLETIPQKGEIVYLKSTANLSTGGTSIDVTDMIHPENIQMAERVSRIIGLDVCGIDIMAENLTQPLKESGGAILEVNAAPGFRMHLAPSEGLPRNVAAPVVDMLYPPGKEFRIPIIAVTGTNGKTTTTRLLAHIVKNNGKRVGFTTSDGIYIQNTLLEKGDTTGPMSAEFILKDPTVEFAVLETARGGILRSGLGFGTCDVGVLTNIKEDHLGISDIHNLKDLTRVKRVVLDSVKKDGWCILNADDEYSMRLAGDLHSKVALFSLDENNPHIKKFAKEGKITCVYEEGFVTIKKGEWKIRIERVKNIPITMEGKAKFMIANVLAASLAAYVYGFEIPNIALALTTFIPSAQLTPGRLNIFKFKNFKVMIDFAHNPASYEAIEDYLKNVESNKKIGIISGVGDRRDNDIRECGKIAARMFDHIIIRNEKHLRGRLEDEINGLIIEGIQSIDKSVSYECIPKEIDALKHAMSLAEEGTFITALSDVINNAIELVQEYQAKEVQDEGNY; the protein is encoded by the coding sequence ATGAAAATAGAAAAAATACAAGTTTTAAGAGGTCCCAATATTTGGAGCATCACGAGAAAGAAACTCATTCAAATGCGTTTGGATTTGGAAGAGATAGAACATCAGCCAACTAATAAGATCGAAGGTTTCCGAGAGAGAATTGAAAAACTATTACCATCACTATATTCTCACAGATGTTCTGAAGGAACCGAAGGCGGATTTTTCAAACGTGTAGAAATGGGAACTTGGATGGGGCACGTGATCGAGCATATAGCGTTGGAAATCCAGACATTGGCGGGAATGGATGTTGGTTTCGGAAGAACAAGAGAAACCAAAACGCCGGGAACCTACAATGTCGTTTTCAATTATATCGAAGAAAGAGCAGGCGTTTTCGCAGCCGAAGAATCTGTGAAAATTGCAGAATCTCTTATCGCAGGAACCGATTATGATATCAATTCTTGTATTCAGACACTGAAAGAAATCCGAGAAAGAGAACGTTTAGGACCATCTACAGGAAGTATTGTTGAGGAAGCGGCTTCCCGAAGAATTCCGTGGATTAGGTTGGGGAAAAATTCTTTAGTTCAATTGGGATACGGAATCAACCAACAACGTTTTCAGGCAACGATCACCGGGAATACAAGCAGTATTGCTGTTGATATCGCTTGTAACAAAGAACTGACAAAAAAAATGCTGGAAGATGCAGCAATTCCTGTTCCTTCCGGAGGTTTGGTGGTAGATGAAGAAGATTTGCAAGCGGTTATCAGAAAAATCGGTTATCCGTTAGTTCTGAAGCCTTTGGATGGCAATCACGGAAAAGGTGCTTCCATCAATGTTAAAGATTACGAAACAGCTTTGGTGGGTTTGGAACACGCTCAGAAATATTCCAGAAAAGTTATTGTGGAGAAATATATCACAGGCTTTGATTTCCGGGTTTTGGTTATTAATCATAAAATGGTTGCAGCAGCAAGGAGAGTTCCTGCGCACGTTGTCGGAGATGGGGAACTAAATCTTCAGGAATTGATTGATAAAGAAAATCTTGATCCAAGAAGAGGTTATGGACACGAAAATGTTTTAACCGAAATTGATGTTGATAAAGATACCAATGAGCTTCTTGAAAAACTGAATTATACCTTAGAAACCATTCCGCAAAAAGGCGAAATTGTCTATCTGAAATCAACAGCGAATCTCTCTACTGGAGGAACGTCGATTGATGTCACAGATATGATTCATCCGGAGAATATCCAAATGGCGGAACGTGTTTCCAGGATCATCGGATTAGACGTTTGCGGGATCGATATTATGGCGGAAAATTTAACGCAACCTTTGAAAGAAAGTGGCGGCGCCATTTTGGAAGTGAATGCTGCGCCTGGATTCAGGATGCATTTGGCTCCAAGTGAAGGTTTGCCTAGAAACGTTGCGGCTCCAGTTGTTGATATGCTTTATCCTCCGGGAAAAGAATTCAGAATTCCGATTATTGCGGTGACTGGAACTAATGGTAAAACTACAACGACTAGACTTCTTGCTCACATTGTTAAAAACAATGGTAAGAGAGTAGGGTTTACAACTTCAGACGGAATTTACATCCAAAATACTTTACTTGAAAAAGGGGATACCACTGGACCAATGTCCGCAGAATTTATTCTGAAAGATCCAACGGTAGAATTTGCTGTTCTGGAAACTGCCAGAGGTGGAATTCTTCGTTCCGGATTAGGTTTTGGAACTTGCGATGTTGGTGTTTTGACGAATATTAAAGAAGATCATTTGGGAATCAGTGATATTCATAACCTGAAGGATTTGACAAGGGTAAAACGTGTTGTTCTGGATAGCGTGAAAAAAGATGGTTGGTGTATTCTGAATGCTGATGATGAGTATTCTATGCGATTGGCGGGCGATTTACATTCCAAAGTGGCTCTTTTCAGTCTGGATGAAAATAATCCTCATATCAAAAAATTTGCTAAAGAAGGAAAAATCACCTGCGTTTACGAAGAAGGTTTTGTAACCATCAAAAAAGGCGAATGGAAAATCCGAATTGAAAGGGTCAAGAATATCCCAATCACAATGGAAGGGAAAGCGAAGTTTATGATTGCGAATGTTTTAGCTGCGTCATTAGCCGCTTACGTTTACGGCTTCGAAATTCCGAATATTGCTTTGGCTTTGACGACTTTTATTCCAAGTGCTCAATTGACGCCAGGAAGACTTAATATCTTCAAATTCAAAAACTTCAAAGTGATGATTGATTTCGCACATAATCCTGCGAGTTATGAAGCGATTGAAGATTATCTAAAAAATGTAGAATCCAACAAGAAAATCGGGATCATCTCAGGCGTTGGAGATAGGCGGGATAATGACATCCGAGAGTGTGGGAAAATCGCAGCAAGAATGTTTGATCACATCATCATAAGAAATGAAAAGCATTTGAGAGGTAGGCTGGAAGATGAAATTAATGGATTGATTATAGAAGGTATCCAGAGTATCGACAAAAGTGTAAGCTACGAATGTATCCCGAAAGAAATCGATGCCTTGAAACATGCAATGAGCCTGGCCGAAGAAGGTACTTTTATTACCGCTTTGAGCGATGTGATCAATAACGCCATAGAACTGGTTCAGGAATATCAGGCTAAGGAAGTTCAGGACGAAGGGAATTACTAG
- a CDS encoding cyanophycinase → MKSKGKLVIIGGAVNKGSFTETSFDQNVEKNLNFFERGILRKIIDESKLKEDSVIEVITTASQIPDIVGPEYKKAFEYLGAKNCNILDIQNREQANSDAIVARANAADVVMFTGGDQLRLTSILGGTRFHDSILNKYQNEDFIYAGTSAGAAAASENMIYQGSSSEALLKGEIKTTQGLGFIENVIIDTHFVQRGRIGRLFQAVVNNPRTLGIGLGEDTGLFIEEDTMTAIGSGLVILVDGLQIKDTNLTNVELGQPISIKNLIVDVLSMNDTFDLKSREMTIVNSQYNPIPQMSSE, encoded by the coding sequence ATGAAATCAAAAGGAAAACTAGTCATCATTGGAGGCGCTGTGAACAAAGGTAGTTTTACAGAGACCAGTTTTGACCAAAATGTTGAAAAAAATCTTAACTTTTTTGAACGCGGAATCCTCAGAAAGATTATTGATGAATCGAAACTGAAAGAAGATTCTGTCATTGAAGTGATTACGACCGCATCTCAAATCCCTGACATCGTTGGTCCCGAATATAAAAAAGCCTTCGAATATCTTGGCGCAAAAAATTGTAATATTCTTGATATCCAAAATCGTGAACAAGCCAATAGCGACGCGATTGTTGCGAGAGCTAATGCTGCTGATGTTGTGATGTTTACAGGTGGCGACCAACTTCGCTTAACTTCAATTCTTGGTGGAACAAGATTTCACGATTCGATTCTGAACAAATATCAAAACGAAGATTTTATTTACGCCGGAACTTCTGCTGGAGCTGCAGCCGCATCGGAAAATATGATTTATCAAGGATCCAGTTCAGAAGCACTTTTGAAAGGTGAAATCAAAACAACTCAAGGTCTTGGTTTTATAGAAAATGTGATCATCGACACCCATTTTGTACAGCGAGGAAGAATCGGAAGGTTGTTTCAGGCGGTTGTGAATAATCCAAGAACATTGGGAATTGGTCTTGGTGAAGACACAGGTTTGTTCATTGAAGAGGATACAATGACAGCAATTGGTTCCGGTCTTGTAATTTTGGTTGATGGACTTCAGATTAAAGATACAAACTTAACCAATGTAGAATTGGGTCAGCCAATTTCTATCAAAAATCTGATTGTAGACGTACTTTCTATGAATGATACTTTCGATCTGAAAAGCAGAGAAATGACGATTGTAAATTCCCAGTACAATCCGATTCCGCAGATGAGTTCTGAATAA
- a CDS encoding PLP-dependent cysteine synthase family protein, with the protein MKYYNNIVETIGNTPLVKINKVLGEDFPALVLAKVETTNPGNSVKDRMALKMIEDAEKDGRLKPGGTIIEGTSGNTGMGLALVAIQKGYKCIFVTNSKQSKEKCDILRAVGAEVIVCPTDVKPTDPRSYYSVSKRLATETENGWYVNQYDNLSNRQAHYESTAPEIWEQTEGKLTHFVVGAGTGGTITGCGKFFKEKNPNIKVIGIDTYGSILKEIHETGEIHLNHAYTYVTEGIGEDILPENYDMSVIDHFEKVTDKDGAIYARKLAKEEGIFCGYSAGSAMSSLVQMKDQFTKDDIIVVLLHDHGSRYVGKIYNDEWMKEMGWLE; encoded by the coding sequence ATGAAATATTACAATAATATAGTTGAAACGATTGGTAACACACCTTTGGTTAAAATCAATAAAGTCTTGGGAGAGGATTTCCCGGCTTTGGTTTTGGCTAAAGTGGAAACGACCAATCCCGGAAATTCTGTAAAAGACAGAATGGCGCTTAAAATGATTGAAGATGCTGAAAAAGACGGTCGTCTGAAACCCGGCGGAACAATCATCGAAGGAACTTCCGGAAACACGGGAATGGGACTGGCTTTGGTGGCGATCCAAAAAGGGTACAAATGTATTTTCGTGACTAATTCTAAACAATCTAAGGAAAAATGCGATATCCTTCGTGCAGTTGGTGCAGAAGTGATTGTTTGTCCAACTGATGTAAAACCGACAGATCCGCGTTCTTACTATTCGGTTTCAAAAAGATTGGCTACTGAAACGGAAAATGGTTGGTACGTAAACCAATACGATAATTTGTCCAACAGGCAGGCACATTACGAAAGCACAGCACCGGAAATCTGGGAACAGACGGAAGGAAAATTAACACATTTTGTAGTTGGTGCCGGAACAGGCGGAACGATTACAGGTTGCGGGAAATTCTTCAAAGAGAAAAATCCAAATATCAAAGTCATAGGTATAGACACTTACGGTTCAATTCTGAAAGAAATCCACGAGACGGGAGAAATTCATCTGAACCATGCTTACACTTATGTTACTGAAGGCATCGGCGAAGATATTCTTCCTGAGAATTATGATATGAGTGTGATTGACCATTTTGAAAAGGTTACCGATAAAGATGGTGCTATATACGCGAGAAAACTGGCTAAAGAAGAAGGAATTTTTTGTGGCTATTCTGCAGGAAGCGCGATGTCTTCTCTGGTTCAGATGAAAGACCAGTTTACAAAAGATGATATCATTGTCGTTCTGCTTCACGACCACGGTTCCCGCTATGTAGGGAAAATCTATAACGATGAGTGGATGAAAGAAATGGGTTGGCTGGAATAA
- a CDS encoding isoaspartyl peptidase/L-asparaginase, giving the protein MKIIIHGGFFSESSQSNEVKLAKQNSLKDIAKKSYEFLKDNSAFDTVAYSVSLLEDNELYNAGIGSQIQSDGIIRMSAAIMNGETQKMSGVINIQDVKNPIFVAKELMKEDDRVLGGNGAKQYANQKGFENFSTEIPQRIKEYEEKLKNGGKGTVGAVAIDKHGKLAVATSTGGKGFEIPGRISDSATVAGNFANQFCAVSCTGVGEDIVSNATAAKIVTRVTDGLSIENAFDRTFEELKEIDGFAGAIGIDSEGNIFHQDSYPTMVFASFDGIDFEVFG; this is encoded by the coding sequence ATGAAAATAATCATCCACGGTGGATTTTTCTCAGAAAGCAGTCAAAGTAATGAAGTGAAGTTGGCTAAACAAAATTCACTGAAAGATATTGCGAAAAAATCCTATGAATTCTTAAAAGACAATTCTGCTTTTGATACGGTTGCTTATTCGGTTTCGCTGTTGGAAGATAATGAGCTTTACAATGCCGGAATTGGTTCGCAAATCCAAAGTGATGGCATTATCCGTATGAGCGCTGCGATAATGAATGGCGAAACTCAGAAAATGAGTGGCGTGATCAATATACAGGATGTGAAAAATCCGATTTTTGTTGCCAAAGAATTAATGAAAGAAGACGACCGCGTTTTAGGCGGCAACGGCGCCAAACAATATGCTAATCAAAAAGGTTTTGAAAACTTCTCAACGGAAATTCCGCAACGAATAAAAGAATACGAAGAGAAACTGAAAAATGGAGGAAAAGGAACTGTTGGCGCAGTTGCCATTGACAAACACGGAAAACTGGCTGTTGCGACTTCAACCGGAGGAAAAGGTTTTGAAATCCCTGGAAGAATCTCTGATTCTGCGACGGTTGCCGGAAATTTTGCCAATCAATTTTGTGCTGTAAGCTGTACTGGTGTTGGTGAAGATATCGTGAGCAATGCGACTGCCGCAAAAATCGTAACCCGAGTAACCGACGGATTAAGCATAGAAAATGCTTTTGACAGAACCTTTGAAGAATTGAAAGAAATTGACGGTTTTGCCGGTGCAATCGGGATTGATTCTGAAGGTAATATCTTCCATCAGGATTCTTATCCAACGATGGTTTTCGCTAGTTTTGATGGGATTGATTTTGAGGTTTTTGGGTAA
- a CDS encoding dual specificity protein phosphatase family protein, which translates to MKRIIFLFIMIAIFISAFVFYQKKVRYNLVTISENKVYNSGVVAPGKLPEFLKDHKIKTVIDLRDGEEQTELNPETKKQVGAEENAINKISDVNYFNLPTDQIPQDSTVQKFLKIMDDKKNYPVLIHCHHGVGRSRLFSSIYRIEYENFSNEDARANARYLWELSGNFSKGSEKGKYLLNYHKRKH; encoded by the coding sequence ATGAAAAGAATCATTTTTCTTTTTATAATGATAGCGATCTTTATTTCAGCATTCGTTTTTTATCAGAAAAAAGTCCGTTACAATCTGGTGACCATCTCAGAAAATAAAGTTTACAACTCTGGTGTGGTTGCACCTGGCAAATTACCAGAATTTCTAAAAGACCATAAAATAAAAACAGTTATCGACCTACGCGACGGTGAAGAACAGACCGAACTGAATCCCGAAACCAAAAAGCAGGTTGGTGCCGAAGAAAATGCTATAAATAAGATTTCCGACGTTAATTATTTCAACCTGCCAACAGACCAAATTCCACAAGATAGCACAGTTCAGAAGTTTCTGAAGATTATGGATGACAAAAAGAATTATCCTGTACTCATCCATTGTCATCACGGTGTTGGGCGTTCACGGTTATTCAGTTCTATCTACAGAATCGAGTATGAAAACTTCAGTAACGAAGACGCAAGAGCCAATGCCCGTTATCTATGGGAACTAAGTGGTAATTTTTCCAAAGGCTCTGAGAAAGGAAAATATCTTTTGAATTATCACAAAAGGAAACATTAG
- a CDS encoding VOC family protein gives MITGLYETHIQVSNLENAVEFYTQVLGLELAHRDENRPIVFLWIGKNKQAMLGLWEQKENLQTRHFAFTADKEDILNRAADFLKNKKLKPYNFLKDGLDKPMVFAWMPALAIYFNDPDGNQLEFISILEGEGKPELGVLCYEDWLVKK, from the coding sequence ATGATTACCGGATTATACGAAACCCATATTCAGGTCAGCAACTTGGAAAATGCTGTCGAATTTTATACCCAAGTTTTAGGATTGGAACTGGCTCACAGAGACGAAAACCGCCCGATTGTTTTCTTGTGGATTGGAAAAAATAAACAGGCGATGCTTGGCTTGTGGGAGCAGAAGGAAAATCTGCAGACCAGACATTTCGCCTTCACCGCAGACAAAGAAGATATACTGAACCGCGCTGCTGACTTCCTCAAAAACAAAAAACTAAAACCCTACAATTTCCTGAAAGATGGCTTAGACAAACCGATGGTTTTTGCGTGGATGCCGGCTTTAGCGATTTATTTCAACGATCCAGATGGCAATCAATTGGAATTTATTTCAATATTAGAAGGTGAAGGTAAACCTGAATTGGGCGTGTTGTGTTATGAAGACTGGCTGGTAAAAAAGTAA
- a CDS encoding alpha/beta hydrolase-fold protein: MQPFKIITAVLTLSSSLVFSQNYKISSTVKSGKEFPKIDADRNAQFKVYFPDAKSVILEGGDGMQNVKSTTTKDKEGFWNISTSPLEIGFHYYWFNVDGKRTNDPNTELYFGYGQPTSGIEVPTNEDFFFEKNVKHGKIVDDNLDSEITNGKRNFKVYLPPNYGTKNFPVLYLYHGTGEDVTGWEKQGYIRNILDNLFAERKAKEMIVVMDYGVALTPEQEKLPDNYPRTVLSAKNLDKIVVQELIPYIDKKYKTNQKQAIAGLSRGSYQAMLIGANHPDLFSAIGSFSPVIYEGTESQPFKELPIENLLKSKSKPFFFMGIGEKEDQRFINYNNLLSDYLHQNKYPFEQYQSTGTYHEWLTWRRCLYEFSQKIFR; the protein is encoded by the coding sequence ATGCAACCATTTAAAATAATAACTGCTGTTCTTACCTTAAGTTCATCACTTGTATTTTCACAGAATTATAAAATATCTTCAACAGTGAAATCCGGTAAAGAATTTCCAAAAATTGATGCTGATAGAAACGCTCAGTTTAAAGTTTATTTTCCAGACGCAAAATCTGTAATTCTGGAAGGCGGCGACGGAATGCAAAATGTGAAATCTACGACAACTAAAGATAAAGAAGGCTTTTGGAATATCTCAACTTCACCATTGGAAATTGGTTTCCATTACTATTGGTTCAATGTCGATGGAAAACGAACTAACGACCCGAATACAGAATTATATTTCGGTTACGGACAGCCAACAAGCGGAATTGAAGTTCCTACAAATGAAGATTTCTTCTTCGAAAAAAATGTAAAGCACGGAAAAATTGTTGATGACAATCTAGATTCTGAAATCACGAATGGAAAACGGAATTTCAAAGTGTATTTACCGCCAAATTATGGAACCAAGAATTTTCCGGTTTTATACCTTTATCACGGAACCGGCGAAGATGTTACGGGTTGGGAAAAACAAGGTTACATCAGGAATATTTTAGACAATCTTTTTGCAGAAAGAAAAGCAAAAGAAATGATTGTAGTAATGGATTACGGTGTTGCTTTGACTCCCGAACAGGAGAAATTACCAGACAATTATCCAAGAACAGTCCTTTCCGCTAAAAATTTGGACAAAATCGTAGTTCAGGAATTGATTCCGTACATCGATAAAAAATATAAAACCAATCAAAAACAAGCCATTGCAGGACTTTCGCGGGGAAGTTATCAGGCAATGTTGATTGGCGCTAATCATCCTGATTTGTTTTCAGCGATTGGTTCTTTCAGTCCGGTAATTTATGAGGGAACAGAAAGTCAGCCTTTCAAAGAATTGCCAATTGAAAATCTCTTGAAGTCGAAATCAAAACCTTTCTTTTTTATGGGAATTGGCGAAAAAGAAGACCAGCGTTTTATCAATTATAATAATTTGTTGAGTGATTATTTACATCAAAATAAATATCCGTTCGAACAATACCAATCTACCGGAACTTACCACGAATGGCTGACTTGGAGACGTTGTCTTTATGAATTTTCACAGAAAATATTTAGATAA
- the arr gene encoding NAD(+)--rifampin ADP-ribosyltransferase has protein sequence METEKHHNIPNLGNPTPFSQTYFHGTKADLQLGQLIEPGKTSNFGKRKNAKYIFLSATLDAAIWGAELAVGEGRERIYLVEPTGEIEDDPDLTDRKFPGNPTKSYRSTLPFRIVGEVSIWKGHQKEQVESMKTALAKLKDDGVDSLNDE, from the coding sequence ATGGAGACTGAAAAACATCACAATATTCCCAATTTGGGAAATCCAACCCCTTTTTCCCAAACCTATTTTCACGGAACAAAAGCTGACCTACAACTGGGGCAACTGATAGAGCCTGGAAAAACCTCGAATTTTGGAAAGCGAAAAAACGCCAAGTATATTTTTCTCAGCGCTACATTAGATGCTGCTATTTGGGGTGCAGAACTAGCAGTTGGAGAAGGACGTGAAAGAATTTACCTCGTAGAACCAACGGGCGAAATAGAAGACGATCCCGATCTGACGGATAGAAAATTCCCGGGTAATCCAACAAAATCCTACCGATCTACTTTACCTTTCAGAATTGTGGGAGAAGTCAGTATTTGGAAAGGTCACCAAAAAGAGCAGGTAGAAAGTATGAAAACGGCTTTGGCAAAACTAAAAGATGATGGCGTGGATTCTCTAAATGATGAATAA
- a CDS encoding chloride channel protein, with product MKLHNKKKYLSFLKFKRDFQQYGLEKARSYEIVLHWLSSRMSRSQFLLLSGILVGLTAGLAGVILKTLVHNIHYFITHKVHFEYQILFYIIFPFLGIVLTTVIVQTIFKGQDRKGIGAILYEIAQNSSIVSSVKMYSQIIQSAITVGLGGSAGLESPIAVTGAAIGSNFAQTYRLSYKERTLLLAAGASAGIASAFNAPIAGIMFAFEILLTGVVFTDFIPLVVAAVCGSLLSRILLQEDVLFRFYTREAFNYKNVPYYLILGIVTGLYARYFVIISQKVEHFIHKLKMSPLRRAMFGGAVLSLLCVLFPPLFGEGYDTIKAFTNGETLEIMENSLFRYFEIKSLTVIVFLVLVLILKAFATPFTIFSGGNGGNFAPSLFAGGTAGFLFAVVCEQLGFKEVPVTNLVLVGMAGTMSGVLYAPLTAIFLIAESSFGYDLFIPLMIVSVISYLMAKRFSAISPELKSLADEGKIFTNKHDKNLLFSLNTKDYIDYESQTINENASVEELFEMIKNGNKNTFAVIDNDKKLKGILDLDDVRPYLFSKETESLSLRKMMKAPPAIINPENKAQEILQIFDDTGFWNLPVVDNNNQFIGFISKSAILIGYRQLLKLYSE from the coding sequence GTGAAGCTTCACAACAAGAAAAAATACCTCAGCTTTTTAAAATTCAAAAGAGATTTCCAGCAATATGGGCTGGAGAAAGCGAGGAGCTATGAGATAGTTCTCCATTGGTTGAGTAGCAGAATGAGCAGAAGCCAATTTCTTCTTCTTTCGGGTATTCTGGTTGGTCTCACAGCTGGTTTGGCTGGTGTGATTTTGAAAACTTTGGTTCACAATATTCATTATTTCATCACGCACAAAGTTCACTTTGAGTATCAGATTTTATTCTACATCATTTTTCCTTTTTTAGGAATCGTGTTGACGACAGTTATAGTGCAGACCATATTCAAAGGGCAGGATAGAAAAGGGATTGGTGCTATTCTGTATGAGATTGCCCAAAATTCAAGTATTGTTTCTTCTGTTAAAATGTATTCTCAGATTATTCAAAGTGCTATAACGGTTGGTTTGGGAGGTTCTGCTGGTTTGGAAAGTCCAATTGCAGTTACCGGCGCAGCGATTGGTTCCAATTTCGCGCAAACTTACAGATTGAGTTATAAAGAGAGAACACTTTTATTAGCTGCGGGAGCAAGTGCCGGAATCGCTTCAGCTTTCAATGCACCAATTGCTGGGATTATGTTTGCCTTTGAGATTCTTTTGACAGGAGTGGTTTTTACAGATTTTATTCCGTTGGTTGTGGCGGCGGTTTGTGGAAGTTTATTGTCAAGAATATTACTTCAGGAAGATGTACTTTTTAGATTTTATACAAGAGAAGCTTTCAATTATAAAAATGTTCCTTATTATCTTATTTTAGGAATTGTAACAGGTTTATATGCCAGATATTTTGTAATAATATCTCAGAAAGTAGAGCATTTTATACACAAACTCAAGATGTCGCCTTTACGTAGAGCAATGTTTGGTGGCGCTGTTTTATCATTACTTTGTGTCTTGTTTCCGCCTTTGTTTGGCGAAGGTTATGATACGATTAAAGCCTTTACCAATGGCGAGACGCTTGAGATTATGGAAAACAGTTTGTTCCGATATTTTGAAATCAAGAGTCTGACGGTCATTGTCTTTCTTGTTTTAGTTTTGATTCTGAAAGCTTTTGCTACGCCATTCACTATTTTTAGTGGTGGAAACGGCGGTAACTTCGCGCCGTCTTTATTTGCGGGAGGAACAGCAGGGTTTCTTTTCGCTGTGGTTTGTGAGCAGTTGGGTTTCAAAGAAGTTCCGGTTACCAATTTGGTTTTAGTCGGAATGGCAGGTACAATGAGCGGAGTTCTCTATGCGCCACTCACCGCTATTTTCCTGATTGCCGAATCCAGTTTTGGTTACGATTTGTTCATTCCGTTGATGATTGTTTCGGTAATATCTTATTTGATGGCAAAACGATTTTCGGCCATTTCTCCTGAACTAAAATCCCTGGCTGACGAAGGTAAAATCTTTACCAACAAACACGATAAGAATCTTTTGTTTTCGCTTAATACCAAAGATTATATTGATTATGAATCTCAGACAATTAATGAAAATGCTTCTGTAGAAGAATTGTTTGAGATGATAAAAAACGGCAATAAAAATACATTTGCTGTGATTGATAATGACAAAAAGCTGAAAGGTATTCTGGATCTGGATGACGTTCGCCCTTATCTTTTCAGCAAAGAAACCGAGTCTCTTTCTCTCCGTAAAATGATGAAAGCGCCACCTGCAATCATCAATCCTGAAAATAAAGCACAGGAAATATTACAGATTTTTGATGATACTGGTTTTTGGAATTTGCCTGTTGTAGATAACAACAATCAATTCATTGGGTTTATCTCCAAATCAGCCATATTGATTGGTTATAGACAACTACTGAAATTATATTCTGAATAA
- a CDS encoding DUF2752 domain-containing protein — protein sequence MLVNPTQKIFENQDLKTAIRIVWKISAVLSILILLVLFFVDDNQLLSISPTCYYQKIGKECFLCGSTRAFIEIKHLNFENAFNLNPFSISIFGLLLLNSIVFLNFIKNIKTKL from the coding sequence ATGCTAGTGAACCCAACACAAAAAATCTTCGAAAATCAAGACCTTAAAACCGCAATTAGAATTGTTTGGAAAATCTCTGCAGTTCTATCTATTCTGATTTTATTGGTTTTATTTTTTGTTGACGATAATCAACTTTTATCAATTTCGCCAACCTGTTACTATCAAAAAATAGGGAAAGAATGTTTCTTGTGTGGCTCAACCAGAGCTTTTATCGAAATCAAACATCTTAATTTTGAAAACGCTTTCAATTTAAACCCATTCAGTATTTCTATTTTCGGATTATTACTCCTAAATTCAATCGTATTCTTAAACTTTATAAAAAATATAAAAACGAAACTATGA